Proteins encoded together in one Ictidomys tridecemlineatus isolate mIctTri1 chromosome 3, mIctTri1.hap1, whole genome shotgun sequence window:
- the Shpk gene encoding sedoheptulokinase isoform X1 codes for MASGLVTLGIDLGTTSVKVALLEAAPGHPSGFVVLASCARASRAEAESEAAGPQGREQDVSRIIQALNECLAALPQQQLRKVRAIGVSGQMHGVVFWKTGQGCVWTEGEAAPVFKPRAVSYLVTWQDGRCSSEFLASLPQPESHLSVATGFGCATIFWLLKNSPDFLKSYDAAGTIQDYVVAMLCGLPRPLMSDQNAASWGYFNTQGQSWNLEILRVSGFPVHMLPNIAEPGSVAGRTFHSWFEIPKGTQVGVAMGDLQASVYSCMGQRTDAVLNISTSVQLAASMPSGFQPVQIPDPAAPVAYFPYFDRTYLGVAASLNGGNVLATFVHMLVQWMADLGLEVEESTVYSRMIQAAAQQRDTCLNITPTVLGERHLPDQLASVTRISSSDLSLGHVTRALCRGIVQNLHSMLPVQQLKEWGVERVMGSGSALSRNEVLKQEVQRAFPLPMSFGQDVDAAVGAALVMLQRSLHQKES; via the exons ATGGCCTCTGGGTTAGTTACTCTCGGCATCGACCTGGGCACCACGTCCGTGAAGGTGGCCCTGTTGGAGGCCGCGCCGGGCCACCCGTCCGGGTTCGTGGTACTGGCGAGCTGCGCGCGGGCTTCGCGGGCGGAGGCCGAGAGCGAGGCGGccgggccccag GGGCGGGAGCAGGATGTGAGTAGAATCATTCAAGCCCTAAATGAATGCCTTGCTGCCCTTCCCCAGCAGCAGCTTCGGAAAGTTAGGGCCATCGGAGTGTCAGGACAGATGCATGGCGTCGTATTTTGGAAAACAGGCCAAG GCTGTGTCTGGACAGAGGGAGAGGCTGCTCCTGTGTTCAAGCCCAGAGCTGTGAGCTACCTGGTCACATGGCAGGATGGCCGGTGTAGCAGTGAGTTCCTGGCTTCTCTGCCCCAGCCAGAGTCCCACCTCAGTGTGGCCACAGGGTTTGGCTGTGCAACCATCTTCTGGCTTTTGAAAAATAG CCCAGACTTCCTGAAGTCCTACGATGCAGCTGGCACCATCCAAGACTACGTGGTTGCCATGCTGTGTGGCTTGCCAAGACCCCTGATGTCTGATCAAAATGCTGCTAGCTGGGGATATTTCAACACCCAGGGCCAAAGCTGGAACTTGGAGAT ACTGAGGGTCTCGGGCTTTCCTGTCCACATGCTCCCCAACATTGCTGAGCCAGGCAGTGTGGCAGGAAGAACTTTCCACTCCTGGTTTGAAATCCCAAAGGGGACGCAGGTGGGTGTGGCCATGGGTGATTTACAGGCCTCTGTCTACTCTTGCATGGGCCAAAGGACAGATGCTg TTCTCAATATCAGCACTTCCGTGCAGCTGGCGGCCTCCATGCCTTCAGGATTCCAGCCGGTGCAGATCCCAGACCCTGCGGCCCCAGTTGCCTACTTCCCATACTTCGACAGAACTTACCTGGGGGTAGCAGCATCGCTCAATGGGGGCAATGTGCTGGCCACATTTGTCCACATGCTGGTTCAGTGGATGGCAGATCTAG GTCTGGAGGTTGAAGAATCCACTGTGTATTCACGCATGATCCAGGCAGCTGCACAGCAGAGAGACACCTGCCTAAACATCACCCCAACAGTGTTGGGGGAGAGGCACCTGCCAGATCAGCTGGCTTCAGTGACCAGAATCTCCTCCTCTGACCTCTCCCTGGGGCATGTGACCCGGGCCCTGTGCAGGGGCATCGTTCAGAACCTGCACTCCATGCTTCCAGTGCAGCAGCTCAAAGAGTGGGGCGTGGAGCGGGTGATGGGGAGTGGGAGTGCACTGTCCAGGAACGAGGTGCTGAAGCAGGAGGTGCAGAGGGCCTTCCCTTTGCCAATGTCCTTTGGGCAGGACGTGGATGCAGCTGTTGGAGCAGCTCTGGTCATGCTACAGAGGAGCCTCCACCAGAAAGAGTCTTAA
- the Shpk gene encoding sedoheptulokinase isoform X2 translates to MASGLVTLGIDLGTTSVKVALLEAAPGHPSGFVVLASCARASRAEAESEAAGPQGREQDVSRIIQALNECLAALPQQQLRKVRAIGVSGQMHGVVFWKTGQGCVWTEGEAAPVFKPRAVSYLVTWQDGRCSSEFLASLPQPESHLSVATGFGCATIFWLLKNSPDFLKSYDAAGTIQDYVVAMLCGLPRPLMSDQNAASWGYFNTQGQSWNLEILRVSGFPVHMLPNIAEPGSVAGRTFHSWFEIPKGTQVGVAMGDLQASVYSCMGQRTDAGLEVEESTVYSRMIQAAAQQRDTCLNITPTVLGERHLPDQLASVTRISSSDLSLGHVTRALCRGIVQNLHSMLPVQQLKEWGVERVMGSGSALSRNEVLKQEVQRAFPLPMSFGQDVDAAVGAALVMLQRSLHQKES, encoded by the exons ATGGCCTCTGGGTTAGTTACTCTCGGCATCGACCTGGGCACCACGTCCGTGAAGGTGGCCCTGTTGGAGGCCGCGCCGGGCCACCCGTCCGGGTTCGTGGTACTGGCGAGCTGCGCGCGGGCTTCGCGGGCGGAGGCCGAGAGCGAGGCGGccgggccccag GGGCGGGAGCAGGATGTGAGTAGAATCATTCAAGCCCTAAATGAATGCCTTGCTGCCCTTCCCCAGCAGCAGCTTCGGAAAGTTAGGGCCATCGGAGTGTCAGGACAGATGCATGGCGTCGTATTTTGGAAAACAGGCCAAG GCTGTGTCTGGACAGAGGGAGAGGCTGCTCCTGTGTTCAAGCCCAGAGCTGTGAGCTACCTGGTCACATGGCAGGATGGCCGGTGTAGCAGTGAGTTCCTGGCTTCTCTGCCCCAGCCAGAGTCCCACCTCAGTGTGGCCACAGGGTTTGGCTGTGCAACCATCTTCTGGCTTTTGAAAAATAG CCCAGACTTCCTGAAGTCCTACGATGCAGCTGGCACCATCCAAGACTACGTGGTTGCCATGCTGTGTGGCTTGCCAAGACCCCTGATGTCTGATCAAAATGCTGCTAGCTGGGGATATTTCAACACCCAGGGCCAAAGCTGGAACTTGGAGAT ACTGAGGGTCTCGGGCTTTCCTGTCCACATGCTCCCCAACATTGCTGAGCCAGGCAGTGTGGCAGGAAGAACTTTCCACTCCTGGTTTGAAATCCCAAAGGGGACGCAGGTGGGTGTGGCCATGGGTGATTTACAGGCCTCTGTCTACTCTTGCATGGGCCAAAGGACAGATGCTg GTCTGGAGGTTGAAGAATCCACTGTGTATTCACGCATGATCCAGGCAGCTGCACAGCAGAGAGACACCTGCCTAAACATCACCCCAACAGTGTTGGGGGAGAGGCACCTGCCAGATCAGCTGGCTTCAGTGACCAGAATCTCCTCCTCTGACCTCTCCCTGGGGCATGTGACCCGGGCCCTGTGCAGGGGCATCGTTCAGAACCTGCACTCCATGCTTCCAGTGCAGCAGCTCAAAGAGTGGGGCGTGGAGCGGGTGATGGGGAGTGGGAGTGCACTGTCCAGGAACGAGGTGCTGAAGCAGGAGGTGCAGAGGGCCTTCCCTTTGCCAATGTCCTTTGGGCAGGACGTGGATGCAGCTGTTGGAGCAGCTCTGGTCATGCTACAGAGGAGCCTCCACCAGAAAGAGTCTTAA